One Rhizoctonia solani chromosome 1, complete sequence DNA window includes the following coding sequences:
- a CDS encoding Retrotransposable element Tf2 protein, whose product MPYFQYWQSPISFRNVMVKKHNPQILWEKHTLVFNSLYCSNNCLATPAVLELKAVEEIPAPYQEFAGVFSEEESSKLPPHRPYNIAIEEDAELKETIEKQLKAGLIRPSRSPMASPILFVKKKNGKLRMCVDYQRLNSMTKKNVYPLPLPQNLIEKLQGAKIFSKFDLKAGYNLVQIKEGDEWKTAFKTKYGLFEYLVMPFGLTNAPAAFQDMMNEIFRDLLDVYVIIYLDNILVFSLNKKDHEAHVREVLKRLQDNNLFCNIEKCHFHVKRIDYLGFIISEFGIEVDQSKVTDAMNWSTPKNVKNIQEFLGFVNFYRQFIPNFGNMAQPLYNLLKKDSIWKWEQVEQQSFDGLKKCLTSAPLLLQPNTTKQFYEPYYHSVTLKEKLAPVAYLSKSLSPAEKNYNIFDKELLAVIRAFKEWRHLLEGSELPVQVLTDHKNLEHFSTSQSLNKRQIQWANFLVDYNFQIIYRPGAQNKKADILSRQYDLVPLEGGVENQVLLKPELFIASITPDQEINDLIGEAIYKDERLKEILYKLQNKDKVVDWELKEGLLWYQGKIFVPRDDTIRNLILESRHDALAAGHPGQTRTLELISRSYYWPLLKKFVNSYVSHCKTCIRSKPTNQVPVGLLKPLQIPERPWEDIAYDMIVGLPISEGFNAILTVIDRFSKMVHFIPTQSTASAIDIANLFITYIWKLHGLPKSTVSDRGPTFNAKFICHLYKRLDIKPTYSTAYHPQTDGQTERIQQEAKIFIHFHRQIPFPKCYGYNPRFTVGQKSDESVPNAEEHAEFLEKGYDEVKAALSISQERMKHFYDQRHREEEEIQVGNKVWLNHQNISTNRPSIKLSHKKLGPYLVIEKIGSHAYKLQLPHTMRIHPVFHINLLTKFHPDPHGRDPPQPAPIITEEGEEEYKVEKILDSKWKGRGKTKKLWYLVKWKGYDEGSNLWEPIDNVGNAQEVLEEFHKEHPDAVGA is encoded by the exons atgccatatttccaatattggcaatcaccaattagttttaggaatgtcatggttaaaaaacacaatccccaaattttgtgggaaaaacatacacttgttttTAATTCCTTGTATTGTTCCAACAACTGTTTAGCCACACCTGCTGTTttagaactcaaagcagtgGAAGAAATTCCTGCCCCTTATCAAGAATTTGCTGGAGTATTTTCAGAGGAGGAATCGTCAAAATTACCACCCCACCGTCCTTACAACATTGCCATTGA GGAAGATGCGGAACTTAAAGAAACCATTGAGAAACAGCTCAAAGCTGGTCTAATCCGCCCGTCTAGATCCCCTATGGCCTCTCCCatattatttgtcaaaaagaaaaatgggaaactacgcatgtgtgtggattACCAGCGTCTGAACAgtatgaccaagaaaaacgtctatcccctgcccttgccacagaatctcattgagaaattacaaggtgccaagatctttagcaaatttgatCTTAAGGCAGGGTACAACCTagtccaaatcaaagaaggcgatgaatggaaaaccgctttcaaaacaaaatacggactatttgaatatttggtcatgccctttggacTAACAAATGCACCGGCAGCCTTCcaagacatgatgaatgagatattcagGGACCTTCTGGATGTCTACGTTATCATATATTTGGACAATATTCTAGTATTCTCTCTTAACAAAAAAGACCATGAAGCCCATGTGCGAGAAGTGCTTAAAAGGCTGCAGGATAACAACCTTTTTTGTAATATTGAGaaatgtcatttccacgtcaaaaGGATCGACTACCTAGGATTCATTATATCGGAATTTGGCATAgaagtagatcaatccaAGGTCACGGATgcaatgaattggtcaacacctaagaatgtcaagaaTATTCAGGAATTCTTAGGGTTTgtaaatttctatagacaATTTATTCCAAACTTTGGTAATATGGCACAACCTCTTTACAACCTGCTCAAAAAAGATAGtatttggaaatgggaacaggtggaacaacaatcctttgaTGGCCTGAAGAAGTGTCTTACATCAGCACCTCTACTTTTACAGCCCAACACTACAAAACAATTCTAC GAGCCATATTATCACAGCGTAACCCTGAAGGAAAAACTGGCCCCTGTAGCAtatctatcaaaatccctgtCACCGGCTGAAAAGAACTACAATATTTTCGACAAAGAGCTGTTAgcagtcattagggcattcaaggaatggcgtcatcTATTAGAGGGGTCGGAATTACCAGTCCAGGTTCTCACGGATCATAAGAACCTGGAACACTTCTCCACATCACAATCCTTGAATAAACGACAAATTCAATGGGCCAACTTCCTGGTTGattataacttccaaattatCTACAGACCTGGAGCGCAAAACAAAAAAGCGGATATTCTCTCAAGACAATATGAtttagtaccccttgaagggggggtagagaaccaagttctcctgaaaccagAACTTTTCATTGCGTCAATCACTCCGGATCAGGAAATTAATGACCTGATTGGTGAAGCAATCTACAAGGATGAACGCCTTAAGGAAATCTTGTACAAACTTCAGAACAAGGATAAAGTAGTTGACTGGGAGTTAAAAGAAGGATtactatggtatcaaggaaaaatctttgtaccCAGAGATGATACTATTAGGAACCTCATCTTGGAGTCTAGACATGACGCATTGGctgcaggacacccaggacaaaCCAGGACACTAGAACTTATTTCCAGGAGTTATTactggccattgctgaaaaagtttgtcaattcttatgtcagccactgcaaaacctgtatcaggtccaagccaacaaatcaagtacctgtaGGACTGCTAAAGCCAttacaaattcctgaacgtccttgggaagatatagcctatgacatgattgtgggactacCAATTTCAGAAGGCTTCAACGCCATCCTTACTGTCATTGACCgtttctcaaaaatggtccaCTTTATTCCTACCCAATCCACAGCATCAGCtattgacattgccaacttATTTATTACATACatctggaagttacatggcCTTCCCAAGAGTACAGTTTCAGATAGAGGCCCTACATttaatgccaagtttatttGTCACCTATATAAAAGGCTAGACATCAAGCCTACATATtctacagcctaccatcctcaaacagATGGTCAAACGGAACGGATACAACAAGAGgccaagatctttatac acttccacaggcaaatcccctttccaaaatGTTACGGCTATAATCCAAGATTTACAGTTGGTCAAAAGTCAGATGAATCAGTCCCTAACGCAGAAGAACATGCGGAATTCCTAGAAAAGGGCtatgatgaagtcaaggcagcgttatcaatatcccaagaaaggatgaaacacttctatgatcaacgtcacagggaagaagaagaaattcaagtaggaaACAAAGTGTGGCTAAATCATCAAAATATATCCACCAATAGACCATCTATCAAGCTTAGCCACAAAAAGCTAGGCCCCTACTTGgtaattgaaaaaattggatCACATGCGTATAAATTGCAACTACCCCAtaccatgcgcatacatccagtattTCACATTAATCTTCTGACAAAAttccatcctgaccctcatggacgcgatcctcctcaacctgcacctatcattacagaagaaggtgaagaggaatacaaagtagagaAGATCCTAGATAGCAAGTGGAAAGGAAGAGGAAAGACAAAGAAGTTATGGTAtctggtcaaatggaaaggttatgatGAAGGAAGTAACTTGTGGGAGCCAATAGACAATGTGGGAAATGCTCAAGAAGTCCTAGAGGAATTTCACAAGGAACACCCTgacgcagttggagctt